A single region of the Streptomyces vilmorinianum genome encodes:
- a CDS encoding vanadium-dependent haloperoxidase, which translates to MRHPVRRSITVGLALLLASVGISAPAHASSTTGDRVLYWNQALLDAYVTTGGAPGPLARAGAMMHLAMYDAANASRCHSSGGFKPENCIGALYTPGISVKAGVAPNVDAALDHAAYNTLKSAFPALDFTPYLTAARTGEPVDATTTEGKSVGEKAAAAMIARRTGDGSQDTTPYTPSTEPGQWRPTGSGAAATPNWGKVKKFIDYGDYPWTYYKTTAADLRPQQPGGFTTMPELLKSPAYTAQFKEVAELGAANSTTRTAEQTQIAWFWANDLNGTYKPPGQLFSHTRIVSTQRGLDQLANVQLFALVAGSMADAGISAWDQKYQTPIDLWRPESAIQLADSDGNPDTAQNSSWQPLSADEGDNRFSPPFPAYVSGHATFAGAWAESMKQFFGTDDISFTGTTDDPHAVGVTRTFPNFSAAATENARSRVYLGVHFQWDGDLGVATGRKAAGQIINNSYGWTSYNDQTPSYSIPRLATVGKQWLIKPMGATTVGNLYDGTHESWYWCDEYGAENAYHQGLWNSYGCVNGYDGRTHLYYVPR; encoded by the coding sequence GTGAGACACCCTGTCAGACGCTCCATCACCGTCGGCCTGGCGCTGTTACTGGCAAGCGTGGGCATATCGGCGCCCGCACACGCCAGTTCGACCACAGGCGACCGGGTCCTCTACTGGAACCAGGCGCTGCTCGACGCCTACGTCACCACGGGCGGCGCTCCGGGACCCCTGGCACGGGCCGGGGCCATGATGCACCTGGCCATGTACGACGCCGCCAACGCCAGCCGCTGCCACAGCAGTGGCGGCTTCAAGCCGGAGAACTGCATCGGGGCGCTCTACACCCCCGGCATCAGCGTGAAGGCCGGCGTCGCTCCCAACGTCGACGCGGCCCTGGACCACGCCGCCTACAACACCCTCAAGTCCGCCTTCCCCGCCCTCGACTTCACGCCCTACCTCACGGCGGCCCGCACGGGCGAGCCGGTCGACGCCACCACCACGGAGGGCAAGAGCGTCGGCGAGAAGGCCGCCGCGGCGATGATCGCCCGTCGTACCGGCGACGGATCCCAGGACACCACGCCGTATACCCCGAGCACCGAACCCGGTCAGTGGCGGCCGACGGGCTCCGGTGCGGCGGCGACTCCGAACTGGGGCAAGGTCAAGAAGTTCATCGACTACGGCGACTACCCGTGGACGTACTACAAGACCACGGCGGCCGACCTGCGTCCGCAGCAGCCCGGCGGGTTCACGACGATGCCCGAGCTGCTGAAGAGCCCCGCCTATACGGCCCAGTTCAAGGAGGTCGCTGAGCTCGGCGCGGCCAACAGCACGACACGGACCGCCGAGCAGACCCAGATCGCCTGGTTCTGGGCCAACGACCTGAACGGCACCTACAAGCCGCCGGGGCAGCTCTTCTCCCACACCCGGATCGTCTCCACGCAGCGCGGACTCGACCAGCTCGCCAACGTCCAGCTCTTCGCGCTGGTCGCGGGCTCGATGGCGGACGCGGGGATCTCCGCCTGGGACCAGAAGTACCAGACCCCCATCGATCTGTGGCGGCCCGAGAGCGCCATCCAGCTGGCCGATTCGGACGGCAACCCGGACACCGCGCAGAACAGCTCCTGGCAGCCGCTCTCGGCCGACGAAGGCGACAACCGCTTCAGCCCGCCGTTCCCCGCCTATGTCTCCGGGCACGCGACCTTCGCCGGAGCGTGGGCCGAGTCGATGAAGCAGTTCTTCGGCACGGACGACATCTCCTTCACCGGCACCACCGACGACCCGCACGCGGTCGGGGTCACCCGCACCTTCCCCAACTTCAGCGCGGCGGCGACCGAGAACGCCCGCAGCCGGGTCTACCTCGGTGTGCACTTCCAGTGGGACGGCGACCTCGGCGTCGCGACCGGCCGGAAGGCCGCCGGCCAGATCATCAACAACTCGTACGGCTGGACGAGTTACAACGACCAGACGCCTTCGTACAGCATCCCCCGCCTCGCCACCGTGGGCAAGCAGTGGCTGATCAAACCCATGGGTGCCACGACCGTCGGGAACCTGTACGACGGCACCCACGAATCCTGGTACTGGTGTGACGAGTACGGGGCGGAGAACGCCTACCACCAGGGCCTCTGGAACTCCTACGGCTGTGTGAACGGCTACGACGGCCGCACGCACCTCTACTACGTTCCGCGCTAG